DNA from Asanoa sp. WMMD1127:
CGTGGCGTTACTGCGGGCCGCGCCAGGCGTCGAGGTCGTCGGCGAGGCGAGCGATGGCGAGACGGCGGTGGCAATGGCCGCCGCGCTCCGCCCGGACGTGGTCCTGATGGATATCCGCATGCCCGGCGTGGACGGCATCCGGGCCACCGCGCGCATTCTGGCCGCACCGACGGACCGGCCGCCGCGAGTGCTGGTCCTCACGACGTTTGACCTCGATGAGTACGTCTACCACGCCTTGCGGGTCGGCGCATCCGGCTTCCTGCTCAAGGACACACCACCGGAGCGGTTGCTGGCGGCGGTTTCCACTGTGGCCGCGGGCGACATGCTGTTCGCACCGTCGGTGACCCGGCGGCTCATCGAGGCCTACACTCCGCACATCGCCGACCAGCCGCCCCACGCCGAGCTCGACGGACTCACCGCTCGCGAACGTGAGGTGGTGCGGCTGGTCGGTAAAGGTCTGTCCAATGCGGAGATCGCCGGCGCGCTCGTCATCTCCGAGGCCACGGTGAAAACCCACCTCAACCGAGCGATGACCAAACTCGGATTGGCCAACCGGGCGCAGGCGGTCGTGGTCGCCTACGAGACGGGACTGGTGACCCCCCGCGCCCGGCCGATGGACGGCTAGGCGTCCGGTGGATGCGGCTTGGTGCCTTTTTCGGCGTAGAACCTCAACATCGCCCGCAACATCATGAGCGCGAGCACGATCCCGATCACCAACCCGATCGCCGCGAGCACATGGCACGCGGCAGCGCATGCGGCGCCGAAGAACATGCTGAATCCATACCCGATCATCATCACCCAGCCGGCGATGACGAACAGAGCGGCGATCTTCTCGATCGCGAACCAACTGCAGAAGAACAGTTGCAGCGTTTGACAGTCCTTCTTGATGCCCTCGAAGACGTCTCCGAGGTCAGGAAATCCGAGATCGGGCAGGTCGGGCTTCGGCAGAGTGGGCATCGACGGCTTGACGCAGCGGAAGGGGGTCATCGGCAGGCAGACGTCGACCGGTTGGACATCCGGCTGGGTGCCAGCACGCTCGCCGCCCTGGTCACCGATGGTCTCCCTGATCTGGCACCAACCGTCGCAGATCCGTATAGGGCCGATGGCTGGCGGTCCCCCTTTGCCCGGTCCGGTTCCGGGACCCGCGCCCGCACCACCGCGACCGGGGACGTAGCCACCGCCCCCGCCACCGCCGCCACCACGACCGGGCGCTGAGCCGTGGCCAGACCCTTGCTCGGCCGGAGCGCCGTCGGAGTCGCTATCGCATCCGCCACCGTACGACGCGAGCTGCCAACTGCCCCCACCTCCACCGCAGGGCGCCAGACCCGACGG
Protein-coding regions in this window:
- a CDS encoding response regulator transcription factor, yielding MIGVLVVDNQVLIRAGLVALLRAAPGVEVVGEASDGETAVAMAAALRPDVVLMDIRMPGVDGIRATARILAAPTDRPPRVLVLTTFDLDEYVYHALRVGASGFLLKDTPPERLLAAVSTVAAGDMLFAPSVTRRLIEAYTPHIADQPPHAELDGLTAREREVVRLVGKGLSNAEIAGALVISEATVKTHLNRAMTKLGLANRAQAVVVAYETGLVTPRARPMDG